Proteins encoded by one window of Musa acuminata AAA Group cultivar baxijiao chromosome BXJ2-9, Cavendish_Baxijiao_AAA, whole genome shotgun sequence:
- the LOC135623530 gene encoding probable polyamine transporter At1g31830 — MKLRSTRASSLHMGEFRDTEYNFVNEDSPKLGNTRKVSVIPLVFLIFYEVSGGPFGIEDSVQAAGPLLAILGFLIFPFIWSIPEALVTAEMGTMFPENGGYVVWVSSALGHFWGFQQGWMKWLSGVIDNALYPVLFLDYLKSGIPDFGGGLPRTVAVLILTVALTYMNYRGLNIVGWMAVFLGVFSILPFILMGLVAIPKLQPSRWLQVDIHNVNWSLYLNTLFWNLNYWDSISTLAGEVDNPKRTLPKALFYALILVVVGYLYPLLAGTGAIPLDRESWTDGYFSDVAKIVAGVWLRWWVQGASALSNMGMFVAEMSSDSYQLLGMAERGMLPEFFSKRSRHGTPLVGILFSASGVLLLSWMSFQEIIAAENFLYCFGMILEYVAFIKLRLNRPNASRPYKVPLGTAGCILMIVPPTILICVVLGLASFKVMIVSIIAMLIGSILQPCLKHVEKKKLLKFTLNSDLPDFRESGHESAVESLIA, encoded by the coding sequence AAATTGAGGAGCACTAGAGCTAGTTCTCTTCATATGGGGGAATTTCGTGATACCGAATACAATTTTGTCAATGAGGACTCGCCGAAACTAGGCAACACCAGGAAGGTCTCTGTCATTCCCCTTGTCTTCCTTATTTTCTATGAGGTCTCTGGTGGCCCCTTTGGGATAGAGGACAGTGTTCAAGCCGCTGGCCCGCTTCTGGCTATACTTGGATTTCTGATCTTCCCCTTCATATGGAGTATTCCTGAAGCACTTGTCACTGCTGAGATGGGCACCATGTTCCCAGAAAATGGAGGTTATGTTGTGTGGGTCTCTTCGGCTTTGGGCCATTTTTGGGGTTTTCAGCAGGGTTGGATGAAATGGCTTAGTGGTGTCATTGACAATGCTCTATATCCAGTTCTCTTTTTAGACTATTTGAAGTCCGGTATTCCAGATTTTGGTGGTGGGCTGCCTAGGACTGTTGCGGTGTTAATACTAACAGTTGCACTAACTTACATGAACTACAGAGGACTGAACATTGTTGGATGGATGGCTGTGTTTCTGGGGGTGTTCTCCATACTTCCTTTTATCTTAATGGGGTTGGTAGCAATACCAAAACTTCAGCCTTCGAGATGGTTACAGGTTGACATACACAATGTCAATTGGAGTTTGTACTTGAATACACTCTTTTGGAATCTCAATTATTGGGATTCAATAAGTACTTTGGCAGGAGAGGTGGATAATCCTAAGAGAACACTTCCAAAGGCTCTGTTTTATGCATTGATCTTGGTTGTTGTCGGATATCTGTATCCTCTCCTAGCTGGGACAGGAGCAATCCCACTTGATCGGGAGTCATGGACAGATGGTTATTTTTCTGACGTGGCCAAAATTGTTGCTGGGGTCTGGTTGAGATGGTGGGTGCAAGGAGCTTCAGCTCTATCCAACATGGGCATGTTTGTTGCCGAAATGAGCAGTGATTCTTACCAGCTTCTTGGAATGGCAGAAAGGGGAATGCTCCCAGAGTTCTTTAGCAAGAGATCCCGTCATGGGACTCCTCTTGTCGGGATACTCTTCTCTGCTTCTGGTGTTCTTCTGCTGTCCTGGATGAGCTTTCAGGAGATCATTGCTGCCGAGAATTTCTTGTACTGTTTTGGGATGATTCTGGAGTATGTGGCCTTCATAAAGTTACGACTGAACCGCCCAAATGCTTCTCGGCCTTATAAGGTTCCTCTGGGGACTGCTGGTTGCATTTTGATGATCGTCCCTCCTACCATCTTGATATGTGTGGTTCTGGGTCTTGCCTCTTTCAAAGTCATGATCGTAAGCATTATAGCGATGCTTATTGGGTCCATCCTGCAGCCTTGTCTCAAACATGTGGAGAAGAAGAAGTTGTTGAAGTTCACTTTGAACTCTGACCTCCCTGATTTCAGAGAATCTGGGCATGAGAGTGCTGTGGAATCCTTGATAGCTTAG